One window of the Pseudomonas knackmussii B13 genome contains the following:
- a CDS encoding GntR family transcriptional regulator, with amino-acid sequence MRLVPAPRQPMSAEDEAYDYLLEAICTGRYKTGDRLVAEDIASDIGMSRMPVRGAFKRLDAEGLVTLRPNRGAIVSGLNIEEMHEVFEMRSALEGLAIRVAVPKLTERDIARLERMLDEMDDYRDDSAEWVSRHRAFHEYLCSLAGRPRLMRQITALYSVIEPHMRLWLQHVDKPMSAREEHAVILDALRSGDAREAERVLCEHIEGTVPSLTRFLEATGA; translated from the coding sequence ATGCGCCTGGTACCTGCCCCGCGCCAACCCATGAGCGCCGAAGACGAGGCCTACGACTACCTGCTCGAAGCCATCTGTACCGGCCGCTACAAGACCGGCGACCGCCTGGTCGCCGAAGACATCGCCAGCGACATCGGCATGAGCCGCATGCCGGTGCGCGGCGCCTTCAAACGCCTGGACGCCGAGGGCCTGGTTACCCTGCGGCCGAACCGCGGGGCCATCGTCAGCGGCCTGAACATCGAGGAGATGCACGAAGTCTTCGAGATGCGCAGCGCCCTCGAAGGGCTGGCGATCCGCGTCGCCGTCCCCAAGCTCACCGAGCGCGACATCGCCCGCCTGGAGCGGATGCTCGACGAAATGGACGACTACCGCGACGACAGCGCCGAATGGGTCAGCCGTCACCGCGCCTTCCACGAATACCTCTGCAGCCTGGCCGGGCGCCCGCGGCTGATGCGCCAGATCACCGCGCTGTACTCGGTGATCGAACCGCACATGCGCCTGTGGTTGCAGCACGTCGACAAGCCCATGAGCGCCCGCGAGGAGCACGCCGTGATCCTCGACGCCCTGCGCTCGGGCGATGCCCGCGAAGCCGAGCGGGTGCTCTGCGAGCACATCGAGGGCACCGTGCCCTCGCTCACCCGGTTCCTCGAAGCAACGGGCGCCTGA
- a CDS encoding GNAT family N-acetyltransferase: protein MFTLVNLDTTPPEALKSQVLQMVVDYFSDISPVPLTPSNPLYQLYQYVIGYEVHLYLQTMNGTPESPARLILALADEDPSQVLGFALYLPSQDDAEACTLAYLAVQASHRRHGIARALLQQMIEQRPHVELACAASKVPVFESMGFRVLAAQGPHVLLNTRDHRSNGMVAVQDLAPIFQSKEVRQIHAYLLQQRGKKAMSEAEDKRDRLLDQMAYQAQALVKERFPTIH from the coding sequence ATGTTCACCCTCGTAAACCTGGACACCACCCCGCCCGAAGCCCTGAAGAGCCAGGTGCTGCAGATGGTGGTGGACTACTTCAGCGACATCAGCCCGGTGCCGCTGACGCCCAGCAACCCGCTGTACCAGCTGTATCAGTACGTGATCGGCTACGAGGTGCACCTGTATCTGCAGACCATGAACGGCACCCCGGAAAGCCCCGCGCGCCTGATCCTGGCACTGGCTGACGAAGACCCGTCGCAGGTGCTGGGTTTCGCCCTGTACCTGCCGAGCCAGGACGATGCCGAAGCCTGCACCCTCGCCTACCTGGCCGTGCAGGCCAGCCACCGCCGGCACGGCATTGCCCGGGCCCTGTTGCAGCAGATGATCGAGCAGCGCCCGCATGTCGAGCTGGCCTGCGCGGCGAGCAAGGTGCCGGTGTTCGAGTCGATGGGCTTCCGGGTATTGGCGGCGCAGGGGCCGCACGTGCTGCTGAACACCCGCGACCACCGCTCGAACGGCATGGTCGCCGTGCAGGACCTGGCGCCGATCTTCCAGTCCAAGGAAGTACGGCAGATCCACGCCTACCTGCTGCAGCAACGCGGCAAGAAGGCCATGAGCGAGGCCGAAGACAAGCGCGACCGCCTGCTCGACCAGATGGCCTACCAGGCCCAGGCGCTGGTTAAAGAGCGCTTCCCCACGATTCACTGA
- a CDS encoding YkgJ family cysteine cluster protein produces MSCTTRRKIEHLRRQIPAFACVPGCHDCCGPVTASSEEVSRLPVKSDAEHDAALAQWNCVHLGANGCEVYEERPLICRLFGTTPSLPCPRGRGPETPTEAHVERQVHELIASTRQVLV; encoded by the coding sequence GTGAGCTGTACAACCCGTCGAAAGATCGAGCACTTGCGTCGGCAGATTCCGGCTTTCGCCTGCGTGCCAGGCTGCCACGACTGCTGTGGGCCGGTGACCGCCTCGTCCGAAGAAGTGTCGCGACTCCCCGTGAAAAGCGACGCTGAGCATGACGCGGCCCTGGCGCAATGGAATTGCGTGCATCTGGGGGCGAACGGCTGCGAAGTCTACGAGGAGCGTCCATTGATCTGCCGCCTGTTCGGGACTACTCCGAGCTTGCCCTGCCCACGCGGCCGCGGTCCGGAAACGCCGACAGAGGCGCATGTCGAACGCCAGGTGCATGAATTGATTGCCAGCACCCGCCAAGTGCTGGTCTAG
- a CDS encoding ABC transporter substrate-binding protein: MFVRRIPQCLIALCLAAPLAHADTVKIPDRLQNADKMVFCGGMDSPPMGFYDSSQKLTGVTVDLGEAIAKRLGDKKIEWRVTPFSGLIPALLARQCDMLVDQLFDKPERRQVIDMVNYMYSSQAVVVTKGNPKGIHTLDDLSGKKVAVLNGSTIRTLLDAHNEQLKKAGKAPMTVVVYNTDTDAFQALRIQQADAYGTTVETAGYYQGMAPDLFEIGVPAFARIGTGLGIRKEDKQLSEAVQQIIKDMQADGSYHALLAKWHIEGDKLD, from the coding sequence ATGTTCGTACGCAGGATTCCGCAGTGCCTTATCGCCCTTTGCCTGGCCGCCCCGCTCGCCCACGCCGACACGGTGAAGATCCCCGACCGCCTGCAGAACGCCGACAAGATGGTGTTCTGCGGCGGCATGGACTCCCCGCCCATGGGCTTCTACGACAGCTCGCAGAAGCTCACCGGGGTCACCGTCGACCTTGGCGAAGCCATCGCCAAGCGGCTGGGCGACAAGAAGATCGAGTGGCGGGTGACGCCCTTCTCCGGGCTGATCCCGGCGCTGCTGGCCAGGCAGTGCGACATGCTGGTCGACCAGCTGTTCGACAAGCCCGAACGGCGCCAGGTGATCGACATGGTCAACTACATGTACTCCAGCCAGGCCGTGGTGGTGACCAAGGGCAATCCCAAGGGGATCCACACCCTGGACGACCTCTCCGGGAAGAAGGTCGCGGTGCTCAACGGCTCGACCATCCGCACCCTGCTCGACGCCCATAACGAGCAATTGAAGAAGGCCGGCAAGGCACCGATGACGGTGGTCGTCTACAACACCGACACCGATGCCTTCCAGGCCCTGCGCATCCAGCAAGCCGACGCCTACGGCACCACCGTGGAGACGGCGGGCTATTACCAGGGCATGGCACCGGACCTCTTCGAGATCGGCGTACCGGCGTTCGCGCGCATCGGTACCGGCCTGGGCATTCGCAAGGAAGACAAGCAGCTGAGCGAAGCCGTGCAGCAGATCATCAAGGACATGCAGGCCGACGGCAGCTACCACGCGCTGCTCGCCAAATGGCATATCGAAGGCGACAAACTCGACTGA
- a CDS encoding YciI family protein, whose product MAKYLISFPSAAMIVPDGELEAVGRDARAVIEDAKAAGVYVFAGGIDEAVPPLLVCADGSFAEGGYPWAPSLDGGFTVLELRSREDAIAWAARIAKACRCQQELRVFGFDPQS is encoded by the coding sequence ATGGCCAAGTACCTGATCTCCTTCCCCAGCGCCGCGATGATCGTGCCCGACGGCGAGCTGGAGGCCGTGGGCCGCGACGCGCGAGCCGTGATCGAAGACGCGAAGGCCGCCGGCGTCTACGTCTTCGCCGGCGGCATCGACGAAGCCGTGCCACCCCTGCTCGTCTGCGCCGACGGTTCGTTCGCCGAGGGCGGCTACCCCTGGGCCCCCTCGCTCGACGGCGGCTTCACCGTGCTCGAGCTGCGCTCTCGCGAGGACGCCATTGCGTGGGCCGCGCGTATCGCGAAGGCCTGCCGGTGCCAGCAAGAACTTCGCGTCTTCGGGTTCGACCCGCAGTCCTGA
- a CDS encoding cation diffusion facilitator family transporter, whose product MKTEQGILRLSILVTVLLAGFGIVVGLLSGSFSIVFDGVYSLADASMSGLALMVATLIRRHTTEGDASRRLAERFNMGFWHLEPMVLALNGTLLCGVTLYALINAIGRLLSGGHALEFGFAMLYAAVATVACFALAAVQFRANRRIGSDFVALDAKSWVMSGSISLALLIAFVVGDVATASGHAQIGPYVDPAVLALICLAILPIPLLTIRQAFKDILLVTPPDLKQHVDEVAAATVSKHGFVDYEAYVAKVGRAQQIELYFIVPPGWPAQTLDEWDRLRDEIGEAIGGEGPNRWLTITFTTDPLWTK is encoded by the coding sequence ATGAAAACCGAACAAGGCATCCTGCGCCTTTCCATCCTCGTGACCGTGCTGCTGGCCGGTTTCGGTATCGTCGTCGGCCTGCTTTCGGGCTCCTTCTCGATCGTCTTCGACGGCGTCTACTCGCTGGCCGATGCCAGCATGAGCGGCCTGGCGCTTATGGTGGCGACGCTGATCCGCCGCCACACCACCGAAGGCGACGCCAGCCGGCGCCTGGCCGAGCGCTTCAACATGGGTTTCTGGCACCTGGAGCCGATGGTCCTGGCGCTCAACGGCACGCTGCTGTGCGGCGTGACGCTGTACGCGCTGATCAACGCCATAGGCCGGCTGCTCAGCGGCGGTCACGCGCTGGAGTTCGGTTTCGCCATGCTCTATGCGGCGGTCGCAACCGTGGCCTGTTTCGCCCTGGCCGCCGTGCAATTCCGTGCCAATCGGCGCATCGGCTCGGACTTCGTCGCCCTCGACGCCAAGTCCTGGGTGATGTCCGGCAGCATCTCCCTGGCGCTGTTGATCGCCTTCGTCGTCGGCGACGTTGCCACGGCGAGTGGCCATGCGCAGATCGGCCCCTATGTCGACCCGGCGGTCCTGGCGCTGATCTGCCTGGCCATCCTGCCGATACCGCTGCTGACCATTCGCCAGGCCTTCAAGGACATCCTGCTGGTCACCCCGCCTGACCTGAAGCAGCACGTCGACGAGGTGGCCGCGGCCACTGTCTCGAAACACGGCTTCGTTGACTATGAGGCCTATGTCGCCAAGGTCGGGCGGGCGCAGCAGATCGAGCTGTACTTCATCGTCCCGCCGGGCTGGCCGGCACAGACCCTGGACGAGTGGGACCGGCTGCGCGACGAAATCGGCGAGGCCATCGGCGGCGAAGGCCCCAACCGCTGGCTGACCATCACCTTCACCACCGATCCGCTCTGGACCAAGTAA
- a CDS encoding EthD family reductase translates to MIKVSVMYPNAPGVRFDHDYYRDIHMPLVKERMGDKCKYYTIDKGLAGGEPGAPATYVGMCHIFCDSVEAFQAGFGPHAKEILADIANYTDQTPESLDHDYYRDIHMPLVKERMGDKCKYYTIDKGLAGGEPGAPATYVGMCHIFCDSVEAFQAGFGPHAKEILADIANYTDQTPVLQISEVVVG, encoded by the coding sequence ATGATCAAAGTTAGCGTGATGTACCCCAATGCCCCAGGCGTTCGATTCGACCACGACTATTACCGAGACATCCATATGCCTCTGGTGAAGGAACGCATGGGAGACAAATGCAAGTACTACACGATCGATAAGGGACTGGCCGGTGGAGAGCCCGGAGCCCCGGCGACATACGTTGGGATGTGCCACATCTTCTGTGACTCCGTGGAGGCCTTTCAGGCGGGCTTCGGTCCACACGCAAAAGAGATTCTGGCGGACATCGCGAATTACACCGACCAGACGCCAGAATCTCTCGACCACGACTATTACCGAGACATCCATATGCCTCTGGTGAAGGAACGCATGGGAGACAAATGCAAGTACTACACGATCGATAAGGGACTGGCCGGTGGAGAGCCCGGAGCCCCGGCGACATACGTTGGGATGTGCCACATCTTCTGTGACTCCGTGGAGGCCTTTCAGGCGGGCTTCGGTCCACACGCAAAAGAGATTCTGGCGGACATCGCGAATTACACCGACCAGACGCCAGTGCTACAGATCAGTGAGGTAGTTGTGGGCTGA
- a CDS encoding ProQ/FinO family protein, which translates to MGFEQLAGLRDRLRAEKEQAKTDSAKRPKQRPAPKAKPRDQDPAVEAIWRLQKHFPLAFPVNPAPKVPLKLGILQDAEQHLELLGITSEQLKLGITSWCKGTRYWACMVENAPRLDLNGQAAGTVTATQAQYAKQQASRQRSQDRRNRAKQKARVPAPAADTPAEQSAD; encoded by the coding sequence ATGGGTTTTGAACAACTAGCTGGACTACGTGACCGCCTGCGGGCTGAAAAAGAGCAGGCAAAGACCGATAGCGCGAAGCGCCCCAAGCAGAGGCCCGCCCCGAAGGCGAAGCCGCGTGACCAGGACCCCGCGGTGGAAGCGATCTGGCGATTGCAGAAGCACTTCCCCTTGGCTTTCCCTGTCAATCCGGCGCCCAAGGTTCCGCTCAAGCTGGGCATCCTCCAGGATGCTGAGCAGCACCTGGAGCTGCTCGGAATAACCAGCGAACAGCTCAAGCTGGGCATCACCTCCTGGTGCAAGGGAACACGTTACTGGGCATGCATGGTGGAGAATGCGCCGCGCCTGGACTTGAATGGCCAAGCAGCGGGTACCGTGACGGCCACTCAGGCGCAGTATGCGAAGCAGCAGGCATCGCGGCAGCGCAGCCAGGACCGCCGAAATCGAGCGAAGCAAAAAGCGCGTGTCCCAGCCCCCGCCGCCGATACCCCAGCGGAACAGAGCGCGGACTGA
- a CDS encoding amino acid ABC transporter permease produces the protein MNFSWDVFWQYLLKPSDIYLYGLWLTCVIAVGAMLLGCVLGLLAALMRLSSNPLLQYPVRFYVWLMRGTPLLVQIVFLYTALAAGGVFRFEDLNLGLFILPGNIQAAIIALGLNEGAYMAEIIRAGIGAVDKGQYEAGRSLGMTFAKLMRRIVLPQAFRVIVPPLGNEFNVMLKNTTLVSVIGVQELLLSTQMVTSATFRVFELYLVVAIYFLLLTTLWGFFQRWLENRFGKSEGHAPAPSRMFGQQAMKLLRGR, from the coding sequence ATGAACTTCAGTTGGGACGTGTTCTGGCAATACCTGCTCAAGCCGAGCGACATCTACCTGTACGGCCTCTGGCTGACCTGCGTGATCGCCGTCGGCGCCATGCTCCTGGGCTGCGTGCTGGGGCTGCTCGCGGCGTTGATGCGGCTGTCGTCCAACCCGCTGCTGCAATACCCGGTGCGCTTCTACGTGTGGCTGATGCGCGGCACGCCGCTGCTGGTGCAGATCGTCTTCCTCTACACGGCCCTGGCCGCCGGCGGAGTGTTCCGCTTCGAGGACCTGAACCTCGGGCTGTTCATCCTGCCGGGCAACATCCAGGCGGCGATCATCGCCCTGGGCCTGAACGAGGGCGCCTACATGGCCGAGATCATCCGCGCCGGCATCGGCGCGGTGGACAAGGGCCAGTACGAGGCCGGGCGTTCCCTGGGCATGACCTTCGCCAAGCTGATGCGGCGCATCGTCCTGCCCCAGGCCTTCCGCGTCATCGTTCCGCCGCTGGGCAACGAGTTCAACGTGATGCTGAAGAACACCACCCTGGTCAGCGTGATCGGCGTGCAGGAACTGCTGCTGAGCACCCAGATGGTCACCTCGGCGACCTTCCGCGTGTTCGAGCTGTACCTGGTGGTGGCCATCTACTTCCTTCTGCTGACCACCCTCTGGGGCTTCTTCCAGCGCTGGCTGGAAAATCGCTTCGGCAAGTCCGAGGGCCACGCGCCGGCGCCTAGCCGGATGTTCGGCCAGCAGGCCATGAAACTGCTGAGGGGGCGTTGA
- a CDS encoding amino acid ABC transporter ATP-binding protein has protein sequence MIPTAKDVVIQARDVHKAFGELEILKGVSLDVHKGEVVVLIGASGSGKTTFIRCINLLEDIQGGSIRVNGELMGYRERADGKLVRDSESNIARRRRDIGMVFQRFNLFPHMTVLENIIEAPVQVLGVPRGEALELARRLLARVRLADKAEHYPAQLSGGQQQRVAIARALAMKPQAMLFDEPTSALDPETVGEVLQVMKELAEEGMTMVVVTHEMGFAREVADRVVVLHQGELIEEGPPAQVFGNPHHPRTREFLSRVL, from the coding sequence ATGATCCCGACCGCGAAAGACGTGGTGATCCAGGCCCGCGACGTGCACAAGGCCTTCGGCGAGCTGGAGATTCTCAAGGGCGTGTCGCTGGACGTACACAAGGGCGAGGTGGTGGTGCTGATCGGCGCCTCCGGCTCGGGCAAGACCACCTTCATCCGCTGCATCAACCTGCTCGAAGACATCCAGGGCGGCAGCATTCGCGTCAACGGCGAGCTGATGGGCTACCGCGAGCGTGCCGACGGCAAGCTCGTGCGCGACTCGGAAAGCAACATCGCCCGGCGCCGCCGCGACATCGGCATGGTGTTCCAGCGCTTCAACCTGTTCCCGCACATGACGGTGCTCGAGAACATCATCGAGGCGCCGGTACAGGTGCTCGGCGTGCCGCGCGGCGAAGCCCTCGAACTGGCCCGCCGCCTGCTCGCCCGGGTGCGCCTGGCGGACAAGGCCGAGCACTACCCTGCCCAGCTCTCCGGCGGCCAGCAGCAGCGCGTGGCCATCGCCCGCGCCCTGGCGATGAAGCCGCAGGCGATGCTCTTCGACGAACCCACCAGCGCGCTCGACCCGGAAACCGTGGGCGAGGTGCTGCAGGTGATGAAGGAGCTGGCCGAGGAAGGCATGACCATGGTGGTCGTCACCCACGAGATGGGCTTCGCGCGCGAAGTGGCGGACCGCGTGGTGGTGCTGCACCAGGGCGAGCTCATCGAAGAAGGTCCGCCAGCCCAGGTGTTCGGCAACCCCCATCATCCGCGCACGCGGGAATTCCTCAGCCGCGTGCTGTGA
- a CDS encoding sterol desaturase family protein gives MNDFSQIYHHLSELVIEPVSNQFCGIFDLNGRLGVLFLFISYAVAYGLYRSRKQRGQTDAPSFWQFIGGNRVHFHRSALLDYRYYFVRAILTVAWVVPIAGLVDPYILESGDYIAFFTRLWGERPRTGAGLSLSLLYGLGLFLLNDLRNYWVHRAFHSRWLWAFHKVHHSAPVLVPVTASRIHFVEDIVENLVTSITVGAYAGVFWYLCGEEVSRYTLFGVTYLVFIFNALASNLRHSHVWLSFGPIIEHVLNSPAQHQVHHSDSPRHFNKNFGTNLSVWDWMFGTLYVTSPTPEHIRFGVGEQHEDRYLTIYSLIAAPFVETIRKLRPAKEPKAAPTEAASTQYS, from the coding sequence GTGAATGATTTCTCGCAGATCTACCACCACCTGAGCGAACTGGTGATCGAGCCCGTCTCCAACCAGTTCTGCGGCATCTTCGACCTGAACGGTCGCCTCGGCGTGCTCTTTCTCTTCATCTCCTATGCAGTCGCCTACGGCCTGTACCGATCCAGGAAGCAACGCGGGCAGACGGACGCCCCTTCGTTCTGGCAATTCATCGGCGGCAACCGCGTGCACTTCCATCGCTCGGCGTTGCTGGATTACCGCTACTACTTCGTGCGGGCCATCCTGACCGTCGCCTGGGTAGTGCCCATCGCGGGTCTCGTCGATCCCTACATCCTGGAATCGGGCGACTACATCGCCTTCTTCACCCGCCTGTGGGGCGAACGCCCACGCACGGGCGCGGGCCTCTCCCTCTCGCTGCTGTACGGGTTGGGGTTGTTCCTGCTGAACGACCTCAGGAACTACTGGGTCCACCGGGCGTTTCACAGCCGCTGGCTGTGGGCGTTCCACAAGGTGCACCACTCGGCGCCCGTGCTGGTGCCGGTGACGGCGAGTCGCATCCATTTCGTCGAAGACATCGTTGAAAACCTGGTGACGTCCATCACCGTTGGCGCCTACGCGGGGGTCTTCTGGTACCTGTGCGGCGAAGAGGTCAGCCGCTACACCCTGTTCGGCGTGACCTACCTGGTCTTCATCTTCAATGCCTTGGCCTCGAACCTGCGCCACAGCCATGTCTGGCTGTCGTTCGGGCCGATCATCGAGCACGTGCTGAACAGCCCCGCCCAGCACCAGGTGCACCACAGCGACTCCCCCCGGCACTTCAACAAGAACTTCGGCACCAACCTGTCGGTGTGGGACTGGATGTTCGGCACGCTCTACGTCACCAGCCCAACGCCCGAGCACATCCGCTTCGGCGTCGGCGAGCAGCATGAAGACCGCTACCTGACGATCTACAGCCTGATCGCCGCGCCCTTCGTGGAAACGATCCGCAAGCTCCGCCCGGCGAAGGAGCCCAAGGCTGCGCCGACCGAGGCAGCGTCTACGCAGTATTCGTAG